Below is a genomic region from Candidatus Firestonebacteria bacterium RIFOXYD2_FULL_39_29.
TGTGCCAATACTAAACGAAAAACCTTCCTTTTGAAAACTGGTTTCTTGGAATAAGGCAAAACACCTATAAATACTATCCATTTCCTCTCGTTTTGCCAAAATACAGTATATTTCAATGATTTTGTTTAGAATTTAGAATTTTGACCTTAAAATTTGTTTTAGATTGACTTTATATATCAAATCTTGTATATTCTTGTATCACTTTTTGAATGTTTTTCTAAAGGGGGATTCCGGAGCTAATCCGGAAAAAATAGACTATGGCTAAAAAAAACGATATTTTTAAAGGAAAAAGCGCGGTTGAACTTGCCGAAAAAATGGGGTTGAGTAAAAAAGACCTCGAAGTTTGCGGTAAGTACAGCGCCAAGCTAAATTCTGAAGCGGTTCAACGGCTTAGACGCGGAGGAAAGGCAAAGCTTATTGTAGTTGCTCCGACAATGCCTGTTTATGGGACGGATAATCAACATTATATTATTTGTGAGCGCTTTGTTCAGGCATTTTCCCTTCTTCGAAAGAGCACTTTATTATGTGTTCCCAGCTATTCCCTGGAAGATATGCTGGTACATGAAACTTACAATAATCTTTTCCCTCTTCAAGATGTTTTGACCGGTTCCGGAGAAATATCAAATATTGCGTATCTTCATAACTTCATAGCCAATTACATTAATAATCAGCTTATTTACAACAGTAATTCATCTTCGCTGCCCTATCATTTAATGTGGAACAGAGTGGCTACCTCAAGAGATGAAGCTCTAAAGAAAGTTATTACAGGTTTTGGTAATACTAAGCCCGGAAGAACTCTTAAAGAAGAGGGTTTTATGCATATGCAAAATTCTGAACTTCTTGCGGTAGTTGCTGCCTCAATGACTGAAGAGGAATTAAAATCCCGGCTGTCAAAAATTATGGTCGGCATCTCCAGAGAAAATACTGCCGTGCATTTAAAGGATATTAAACTTGACGATACCGTATTTGAAATGCTTAAAGGGGCTATGAATCCCAAGCTTATGCAGAACCGGAACGGTGACCCTGTAATGGTCTATACTTCACCTACCGGTAACTTTCTGCCGGAAGGCAATCCTTTGGCTATTTCTGCTGCAATGTCGCTGGCGGATTTTGTAATAGCAAAATTTGACAGCGGTGTACCATTAAGCATTGAAAAGTTCTTTAATATAACCTGTGCTGAGAATGAAATTACCCCGGACATGGTGGTTATCACGGCTTTTGTGAATGAATTAAATACTTATGGTGGAGCTACTCTGGAGAATTCAAGACAAAAGAATCTTGCTGCCCTGGAGAAGGGAATACAGGTCCTTATCGGCGACGTTGAAAATGTTAAAAAGTTTGGAGTTCCGGTTCTAGTCAGTATCTGTGAGAACAGGGATATTACCATGGATGAAATAAAAATAATAGACAAATATTGTTCTGATCTCGGGGTAAAACCGGTATTTTCTCATACGAAAAATTATTCCACAAAAGCCGGTATTGATTTCGTGAAGAGCGTGCTGGAGATAATAAGAATTGAAAAAAGTTATTTCAAGCCAATTTACGAGAATGAAATCCCTTTAAAAGATAAGATTAATATGATAGTCAAGGAAGTGTATAATAAAAATAAGGTTACATACTCCGGGAAAGCGGAAAAAGAATTTGGTCTTTTTGAACGCATGGGTTACGGTAAACTTCATGTCTCTGTGTCACGGTCACCTTACTGGCATGAGCCGAGTTTGCAGAATGAAATTAATATAAAATCAGCTTCTCTTTATGCGGGTGCGGGACTGGTCATGGCTACGGCAGAAGACGGGGAATTTATGCCGTATTACAACGGAAAGTATAATATTGACAGGGTAAAAAATGTGCTATATAAATGAGCCTGTTAAAAAATTTGTGGAGGATTTAAGCGCAAAACTTCCTGCTCCGGGAGGCGGAGCGGCTGCAGCTTTGGCAGGGGCTTTGGCTTCCGGCCTTAATTGTATGGTCGGAAATTTCACTGCGGGTAATGAAAAGTATGCTTCAGTATCGGAAGATATTAAGGAATTGCTTGAGAACTCGGTGAAATATCGTGAAGAACTCTTGATCTTGATGGAATCGGATATTGAAGTTTATGGGAATTATTCAAGAGCTTCAAAACTTCCGGTTTCTACTGATGCCGAAAAATCAATGAGAGAAAAAGCAGTACAGGATGCTGTAAAAAAAGCCGCTGAAATTCCTTATAATATAATGATTGTATGCGGCAATGTGTTGAAGGTTTGCGAGCCTTTGGCAATTAAAGGTAATAAAAACCTTTTAAGTGATGTCGGAGTGGCTGCGTTATTTGCCGGTGCCGCAATAAAAGCTGCATATTTAAATGTTTTAGTTAACTTTTTGTATTTGAAAGACGAGCCTTTTAAGTGTAAAATACTAAAAGAAACCAAGTTAATGTTATTCGAATCCGAAAGGATAGAAAGTCTGGTAATGGAAGGTTGTAAGAAGAAGCTGAAATGGCAGCACTCTGATTGAGAAGAACATTGATTTAATTAGAAAAGATGTAAGCATTAAGGAGGCAATTAATGATTTTGGATTTTATTTTTGGTATGTTTTCTAATGATCTGGCGATTGATTTAGGTACGGCGACAACGCTGGTTTACGTAAAGGGAAAAGGTATTGTATTAAATGAACCTTCTCTGGTTGCGCTGGTTAAGGACACCCATGAAATATTAGCGGTAGGTACGGATGCAAAAAAAATGCTCGGGCGTACTCCCGGAAACATCCTTGCTATCAGGCCTATGAAAGACGGGGTTATTGCTGATTTCGAAGTTACGGAAAAGATGCTTAAATACTTCATTAATAAGGTTCATAATAAAAGAACTCCTGTAAGACCCATTGTCATTGTAGGTATTCCTTCAGGTGTAACTGAAGTTGAAAAACGTGCTGTGAGAGATTCGGCGGAGCAGGCGGGTGCGAGAGAAGTATTTCTTGTGGAAGAACCTATGGCGGCTGCAATTGGCGCAGGATTACCTATAGAATCACCCACTGGAAATATGATTGCGGATATTGGCGGCGGTACAACTGAAATTGCGGTTATCTCGCTTAAAGGTATTGTTTGTAATACATCCGTCAGAGTAGGCGGTGACGAACTTTCTGATGCTATTGCCGCGCATTTAAAAACGGCTTACAATGTGCTCATTGGTGAACGTACAGCGGAAGAAATAAAAATAGAAATAGGATCGGCGTTTCCTTTAAAAGAAGAGCTTAAAATGAATGTAAGAGGGCGTGATCTGGTCACCGGTTTACCCCGGACTTTAGAGGTAAGCTCTGAAGAGATAAGAGAATCAATGAAAGAGCCTGTTTCTCAAATAATAGAAGCAATAAAGGAAACACTGGAAAGAACTCCTCCTGAGCTTTCCGCGGATATCGTAGACAAAGGTATTATTCTTGCCGGCGGTACGTCTCAACTAAAAGGTCTTGCTGAACGGCTCCGCTATGAAACCGGTGTTCCCGTTAATATGGCCGATGATCCCGTTACCTGCGTGGTAAGAGGTGTCGGACGCCTTCTGGAAATCGACGACGGCATGCTCCGTGAAGTCGCCGTCTACGAAAAAGAATATTTTTAAAAGTTATTTCCCAAAGCCCGTTTTTGGTTATCCAAGAGCGGGCTTTTTTCCGCCAAAATGAACGGCGGACGGCAATGAATGTATCTTTAT
It encodes:
- a CDS encoding rod shape-determining protein (functions in MreBCD complex in some organisms); translated protein: MILDFIFGMFSNDLAIDLGTATTLVYVKGKGIVLNEPSLVALVKDTHEILAVGTDAKKMLGRTPGNILAIRPMKDGVIADFEVTEKMLKYFINKVHNKRTPVRPIVIVGIPSGVTEVEKRAVRDSAEQAGAREVFLVEEPMAAAIGAGLPIESPTGNMIADIGGGTTEIAVISLKGIVCNTSVRVGGDELSDAIAAHLKTAYNVLIGERTAEEIKIEIGSAFPLKEELKMNVRGRDLVTGLPRTLEVSSEEIRESMKEPVSQIIEAIKETLERTPPELSADIVDKGIILAGGTSQLKGLAERLRYETGVPVNMADDPVTCVVRGVGRLLEIDDGMLREVAVYEKEYF